The Pseudomonas sp. R4-35-07 genome contains a region encoding:
- a CDS encoding serine hydrolase codes for MVKGLLCVVLLFITVSARAETWPGHDWVTGRLIEGPAVDALNAYAFPPRDDNTRQGIRTDALLVIRDGQIIYERYAAPTSVSTPHLTWSVSKSLMATVLGVAYGENRFKLNDPAARFYPPMKQHPKVTMADLLHWASGLDWQEDYEYAPLKSSVVAMLYTRGRADMAQFAAETEAADPPGQAFRYSSGDSNILSAALKGMLGHKAYMSYPWEALFKPLGIRTATWETDADETFVASSYAYLTARDLARVGLLMERDGRWEERQLLPKEWVAFNRQPFANYKAGQDEAVPGGQWWLNQGTPAPWPDAPADTFAALGHWGQALFVLPDEHLVIVRYGDDRDGSYRHNELLKRVLAAVRS; via the coding sequence ATGGTCAAAGGCCTGCTGTGCGTTGTCTTGTTATTCATCACCGTGAGTGCGCGTGCTGAAACCTGGCCTGGCCATGACTGGGTGACGGGCAGGTTGATCGAAGGTCCTGCTGTCGACGCGCTGAATGCCTACGCTTTCCCACCCCGTGACGACAACACTCGCCAAGGTATTCGTACCGACGCGCTGTTGGTGATCCGCGACGGCCAGATCATCTATGAACGCTACGCAGCACCCACTAGCGTCAGCACGCCGCACCTGACTTGGTCGGTCAGCAAAAGCCTGATGGCGACCGTACTGGGGGTGGCCTACGGCGAAAACCGCTTCAAACTGAACGACCCCGCCGCGCGCTTTTACCCACCGATGAAGCAGCACCCCAAGGTGACGATGGCCGACCTGCTGCACTGGGCCTCGGGCCTGGACTGGCAGGAAGACTATGAATACGCGCCGCTCAAATCCTCGGTAGTGGCGATGCTCTACACCCGTGGCCGCGCCGATATGGCGCAATTCGCGGCCGAGACCGAGGCCGCCGACCCACCCGGCCAGGCTTTCCGTTACTCCAGCGGCGACAGCAATATTCTGTCGGCAGCGCTCAAAGGCATGCTCGGGCACAAGGCTTATATGAGCTACCCGTGGGAGGCGTTGTTCAAGCCATTGGGCATTCGCACTGCAACCTGGGAAACCGATGCCGACGAGACGTTTGTCGCCTCATCTTATGCCTACCTCACCGCCCGCGATCTGGCGCGGGTCGGGCTGTTGATGGAGCGGGACGGGCGTTGGGAAGAACGACAATTGCTGCCCAAGGAGTGGGTCGCGTTCAATCGCCAACCCTTCGCCAATTACAAAGCGGGCCAGGATGAAGCCGTGCCAGGCGGGCAATGGTGGCTCAACCAGGGCACCCCCGCACCCTGGCCCGACGCACCGGCCGACACCTTCGCCGCATTGGGGCACTGGGGCCAGGCGCTGTTCGTACTGCCCGACGAACACTTGGTCATCGTGCGCTACGGCGATGACCGCGACGGCAGCTACCGGCATAACGAACTGCTCAAACGCGTGCTGGCGGCGGTGCGATCATGA
- a CDS encoding amidase, producing MIRRHPLITVLLVLLLVLLGWVWHERINLQAFPDIIAAYTAKEYCSCRYVENQPANYCRGYVKQYVPTSAFSDNPERSEVTASGLGRTHTARWLGDRQGCRLNP from the coding sequence ATGATTCGGCGCCATCCGCTTATCACCGTTTTGCTGGTGCTGTTGCTCGTGTTGTTGGGCTGGGTGTGGCATGAGCGCATCAACCTGCAAGCCTTTCCCGACATCATCGCGGCGTACACGGCCAAGGAGTATTGCTCGTGTCGCTACGTGGAAAACCAACCGGCCAATTACTGCCGTGGCTATGTGAAGCAATACGTGCCGACCAGTGCCTTCAGTGATAACCCCGAGCGCAGTGAAGTGACGGCGAGCGGGTTGGGGCGCACGCATACGGCGCGGTGGCTGGGCGACCGTCAGGGCTGTCGCCTGAATCCCTGA
- a CDS encoding TPM domain-containing protein has protein sequence MALLTEHEQRQVAEAIARVEQQTDAELVTVLAARADDYAYIPLLWASLIALVVPGVVHYLSGYLTMYTLLLAQWATFIVLCLLFRLPKVTTRLIPRSVRHWRASNLARRQFLEQNLHHTLGSTGVLIFVSEAERYVEILVDEGISKRLDDSCWDGIVKAFTQQVKQGQTLAGFIACIEACGEVLKVHVPVTQARNELPNRLVVLE, from the coding sequence ATGGCATTACTGACTGAACACGAGCAGCGCCAAGTGGCCGAAGCGATTGCCCGGGTCGAGCAACAGACCGACGCCGAGCTGGTCACGGTGCTGGCTGCGCGCGCCGATGACTACGCCTACATTCCGTTGTTGTGGGCCAGCCTGATCGCATTGGTGGTACCCGGGGTGGTGCATTACCTGTCGGGCTACCTGACCATGTACACCTTGTTGTTGGCGCAGTGGGCGACCTTCATTGTGTTGTGCCTGCTGTTTCGGCTGCCCAAGGTCACCACCCGTTTGATCCCGCGCTCGGTCCGCCACTGGCGCGCCTCGAACCTGGCACGCCGCCAGTTCCTCGAGCAGAACCTGCACCACACGCTGGGCAGCACCGGTGTGCTGATTTTTGTCAGCGAGGCGGAGCGTTATGTGGAAATCCTGGTGGATGAGGGCATCTCCAAGCGCCTGGACGACAGCTGCTGGGATGGCATCGTCAAGGCATTCACCCAGCAGGTGAAGCAGGGGCAGACGTTGGCGGGGTTTATCGCGTGCATCGAGGCCTGTGGTGAAGTGCTCAAGGTGCATGTGCCGGTGACGCAGGCGCGTAATGAGCTGCCGAACCGTCTGGTCGTACTGGAATAG
- a CDS encoding YgcG family protein: MRLLRIGLALWLLACMGIAQAALTFPALTGRVVDNAQMIDPAVREQLTQQLQALEQTSGDQIVVVTVPDLQGVPIEDYGYQLGRQWGIGQKGKDNGALLIVARDERKLRIEVGYGLEGVLTDAQSWVIINQVIAPKFKAGNFSQGISDGVAAMIQVVGGEPLAVPARVADPWSAPKDNPALSIGFFILLIGVLWLCHRMGLPVGTILLVILSLIGRGGGGGGGGGSGGGGGGGFRGGGGGFGGGGASGGW; encoded by the coding sequence ATGCGTTTATTACGGATAGGCCTGGCGCTGTGGCTGCTGGCCTGCATGGGCATAGCCCAGGCGGCCTTGACCTTCCCGGCGTTGACCGGGCGGGTGGTGGACAACGCCCAGATGATCGACCCGGCGGTGCGCGAGCAACTGACGCAGCAATTGCAGGCGCTGGAACAGACCTCCGGTGACCAGATTGTGGTGGTCACCGTGCCCGACCTGCAGGGCGTGCCGATTGAAGACTACGGTTATCAATTAGGCCGACAGTGGGGGATCGGCCAGAAGGGCAAGGATAACGGCGCACTGTTGATCGTCGCCCGTGACGAGCGCAAGTTGCGCATCGAAGTTGGCTACGGCCTGGAAGGCGTGCTGACGGATGCGCAGTCCTGGGTGATCATCAACCAGGTGATCGCGCCCAAGTTCAAGGCCGGCAATTTCAGCCAGGGCATCAGCGACGGTGTCGCGGCGATGATCCAGGTGGTGGGCGGTGAACCGCTGGCCGTGCCGGCCCGTGTGGCGGATCCGTGGTCCGCCCCGAAGGACAATCCCGCGCTTTCCATCGGTTTCTTCATCCTGCTGATCGGCGTGTTGTGGCTGTGTCATCGCATGGGCCTGCCGGTGGGCACTATCCTGCTGGTTATCCTCAGCCTTATCGGGCGTGGCGGTGGCGGCGGTGGTGGCGGCGGTAGTGGGGGCGGCGGTGGAGGAGGTTTTCGCGGCGGCGGTGGTGGTTTCGGCGGTGGCGGGGCGTCGGGCGGCTGGTAA
- a CDS encoding 1-acyl-sn-glycerol-3-phosphate acyltransferase produces MGRLRVYGRIARVLLVVALGLTMASVFGLFERLGVANSMVRRQRWSRFFMARLTHALPFRVTVHGQLPQTPMLWVSNHVSWTDIPLLGMVTPLSFLSKAEVRTWPVAGWLAAKAGSLFIRRGAGDSQLIRKQMTRHLEQQHPLLMFPEGTTTDGRSLRTFHGRLLASAIDADVSLQPVAIRYLRNGEVDALAPFIGDDDLLSHLMRLFAHDQGDVEIHLLKPIACTGQERAALAYQAQQAVQRALFGPLPEAELEDTRPAYAA; encoded by the coding sequence ATGGGCCGCCTGCGCGTGTACGGGCGCATCGCCCGGGTGCTGCTGGTGGTGGCGCTGGGCTTGACCATGGCCAGTGTGTTTGGCCTGTTCGAGCGTTTGGGCGTGGCCAATTCGATGGTGCGGCGCCAGCGTTGGTCGCGGTTCTTCATGGCGCGGTTGACCCACGCCCTGCCCTTTCGCGTGACGGTGCACGGCCAGTTGCCGCAAACGCCGATGCTGTGGGTGAGCAATCATGTGTCCTGGACGGATATTCCGCTGCTGGGCATGGTGACGCCGCTGTCGTTCCTGTCCAAAGCCGAAGTGCGCACCTGGCCGGTGGCCGGCTGGTTGGCGGCGAAGGCCGGCAGCCTGTTCATCCGCCGCGGCGCGGGTGACAGCCAGTTGATTCGCAAACAGATGACCCGTCACCTGGAGCAACAGCACCCGCTGTTGATGTTCCCGGAAGGCACCACCACTGACGGCCGCAGTCTGCGCACGTTTCACGGGCGGTTGTTGGCCAGTGCGATCGATGCGGATGTGTCGCTGCAGCCAGTGGCGATTCGTTATCTGCGCAACGGCGAGGTGGACGCACTGGCGCCGTTCATCGGCGATGATGATCTGCTGTCGCATCTGATGCGGCTGTTTGCCCATGACCAAGGCGATGTGGAGATTCACCTGCTCAAGCCGATTGCCTGCACCGGGCAGGAACGCGCGGCGCTGGCGTATCAGGCGCAACAGGCGGTGCAGAGGGCGTTGTTTGGGCCGTTGCCGGAAGCCGAATTGGAAGACACTCGCCCCGCCTATGCGGCCTGA
- a CDS encoding SAM-dependent methyltransferase, whose amino-acid sequence MSVTAQPASPAPDHHAQFIELLSASLAQNAFIKLVLAKYVGAEAELQRLIIKPVTVKEQPCLSFVYRYKTRDITKNFPLADGVAAIAELLPASFKNAHLLSLMDEAQLEYSKKNKSSLFKSKPQQLREAPSAEHNREKNRFLDLSRPFLADLGVTDASQALIPSMSRKWKQINKFIEVFSHALTASPLQLDQPVRVADFGSGKGYLTFAIHDYLRNTLKAEGEVTGVELRQDLVTLCNAAAARLEHPGLVFKCGDVRSVAPSELDVMIALHACDIATDYAIHTGIRSGASIIMCSPCCHKQIRLQIQSPVLLKPMLQYGLHLGQQAEMVTDSLRALYLEACGYETKVFEFISLEHTNKNKMILAIKRAQPLDNAQLLGKIQELKAFYHITEHCLETLLRADGFLN is encoded by the coding sequence ATGTCCGTCACCGCTCAACCTGCCAGCCCTGCGCCGGATCATCACGCCCAGTTCATCGAACTGCTGAGCGCAAGCCTGGCGCAGAACGCCTTCATCAAGCTGGTGCTGGCCAAGTACGTGGGCGCGGAGGCCGAACTGCAGCGGCTGATCATCAAGCCCGTGACGGTCAAGGAGCAGCCCTGCCTGTCCTTCGTCTACCGCTACAAGACCCGCGACATCACCAAGAACTTCCCACTGGCGGACGGCGTGGCGGCGATTGCCGAGCTGCTGCCAGCCTCGTTCAAGAACGCACACTTGTTGTCGCTTATGGACGAAGCCCAGCTGGAATACAGCAAGAAGAACAAAAGCTCGCTGTTCAAAAGCAAGCCGCAACAATTGCGTGAGGCGCCATCGGCCGAGCATAACCGCGAAAAAAATCGCTTCCTCGACCTGAGCCGGCCGTTCCTTGCCGACCTGGGCGTGACCGACGCCAGCCAAGCGCTGATCCCGTCGATGTCGCGCAAGTGGAAGCAGATCAACAAGTTCATCGAAGTGTTCAGCCATGCGCTGACAGCCTCGCCGTTGCAGCTGGACCAACCCGTGCGCGTCGCCGATTTCGGCTCGGGCAAGGGCTACCTCACGTTTGCCATCCACGACTACCTGCGCAATACCCTCAAGGCCGAAGGCGAAGTGACCGGTGTCGAGCTGCGTCAAGACCTGGTAACCCTGTGCAACGCCGCCGCCGCACGCTTGGAACACCCCGGGTTGGTATTCAAGTGCGGCGACGTGCGCAGCGTCGCGCCGAGCGAGCTGGACGTGATGATCGCCCTGCATGCGTGCGATATCGCCACCGACTACGCGATTCACACCGGCATCCGTTCCGGCGCGTCGATCATCATGTGCTCGCCGTGCTGCCACAAACAGATTCGCCTGCAGATCCAGAGCCCGGTGCTGCTCAAGCCAATGCTGCAATACGGCCTGCACCTGGGCCAACAGGCAGAAATGGTCACCGACAGCTTGCGCGCCTTGTATCTCGAAGCCTGTGGCTATGAAACCAAAGTGTTTGAGTTCATCTCGCTGGAGCACACCAACAAGAACAAGATGATCCTGGCGATCAAGCGCGCGCAGCCGTTGGACAACGCGCAACTGCTGGGGAAAATTCAGGAGCTGAAGGCGTTCTACCACATCACCGAACATTGCCTGGAAACCCTGCTGCGCGCCGATGGTTTCTTGAACTAG
- a CDS encoding YceI family protein has product MFNVKPLVFALLACAAVPASADWYLDNESSRLSFVTTKNTEIAEVQRFLVLHGKVDSNGAAQVQVELESINSGVPLRDERMRKELFEIKQFSEALISTQINLQPINDLASGAQLELRLPLSITLHGKTQTYTAELLATRLDDRRFQVVTLEPVVVHAEDFDLAPGVAALRKVAGLKSISLSVPVGAVLIFTAR; this is encoded by the coding sequence ATGTTCAATGTCAAACCCCTTGTCTTCGCATTGCTGGCCTGCGCCGCCGTGCCTGCCAGTGCCGACTGGTACCTGGATAACGAGTCTTCACGCCTGTCGTTCGTCACCACCAAAAACACCGAAATCGCCGAAGTGCAGCGCTTCCTCGTGCTGCACGGCAAGGTCGACAGCAACGGCGCGGCCCAGGTGCAGGTGGAGCTGGAGTCGATCAACAGTGGTGTCCCGCTGCGTGACGAGCGCATGCGCAAAGAGTTGTTCGAGATCAAGCAGTTTTCCGAAGCGTTGATCAGCACCCAGATCAACCTGCAACCGATCAATGATCTCGCCTCTGGCGCGCAACTGGAGTTGCGCCTGCCGCTGAGCATCACCTTGCATGGCAAGACCCAGACCTACACGGCCGAGCTATTGGCCACGCGTCTGGATGACCGGCGCTTCCAGGTGGTGACCCTGGAGCCGGTGGTGGTGCATGCCGAGGATTTTGACCTCGCGCCAGGCGTGGCCGCGCTGCGCAAGGTCGCAGGTCTTAAATCGATCAGTTTGTCGGTGCCGGTGGGTGCGGTGCTGATCTTTACGGCGCGCTGA
- a CDS encoding phosphatidylserine/phosphatidylglycerophosphate/cardiolipin synthase family protein, translating into MGGAVFPWRSANRFELLIDGPSFFPQMLVGIARAEQQVDLELYLVEAGACAEAMVQALVLAAERGVQVRCLFDDYGSLAFTFGLRKRLTDAGVELRFYNRLSWRRWMRNLYRDHRKVLLVDQGIAVIGGTGVTDEFWTPGQDTADWHEVMVQISGPLVLDWQALFDRQWHANAARREWKPATHFGLPRLPKVPATGPGLGRVAYADARQHRDILQSLIRALNSSKTRIWLATPYFLPTWSVRRALRRAAGRGVDVRLLLTGPRTDHPSVRYAGHRYYPRLLRSGVQIFEYQPCFLHLKMVLVDDWVSIGSCNFDHWNLRFNLEANLEALDPALTAAVAGSFERDFAQSLAVSLEAWKARPLWRRVKQRVWGWIDRLVVNLLNRRG; encoded by the coding sequence GTGGGCGGCGCGGTGTTCCCGTGGCGCAGCGCCAACCGTTTCGAGTTGCTGATCGACGGGCCGAGTTTCTTCCCGCAGATGTTGGTCGGGATTGCGCGGGCTGAGCAGCAAGTCGATCTGGAGTTGTACCTGGTGGAAGCCGGCGCCTGTGCCGAGGCGATGGTGCAGGCATTGGTACTCGCCGCCGAGCGGGGGGTGCAGGTGCGTTGCCTGTTCGATGATTACGGCAGCCTGGCGTTTACCTTCGGGCTGCGCAAGCGGTTGACCGACGCGGGTGTGGAGCTGCGGTTCTACAACCGCCTGAGCTGGCGGCGCTGGATGCGCAACCTGTACCGTGACCACCGCAAGGTGTTGTTGGTCGACCAGGGTATCGCGGTGATTGGCGGCACCGGTGTGACGGATGAGTTCTGGACGCCGGGCCAGGACACCGCCGACTGGCATGAAGTGATGGTGCAGATCAGCGGTCCGCTGGTGCTGGATTGGCAGGCGCTGTTCGATCGTCAATGGCACGCCAACGCCGCTCGCCGGGAGTGGAAACCCGCGACGCATTTCGGCCTGCCGCGGTTGCCCAAGGTGCCGGCGACCGGGCCTGGCCTGGGCCGGGTGGCCTATGCCGACGCCCGGCAGCACCGGGATATTTTGCAATCGCTGATCCGTGCCTTGAACAGCAGCAAGACGCGTATCTGGCTGGCCACGCCGTACTTCCTGCCCACCTGGAGCGTGCGCCGTGCCTTGCGCCGCGCGGCCGGGCGCGGGGTGGATGTGCGCTTGCTGCTCACCGGCCCGCGCACCGATCATCCGTCGGTGCGCTACGCCGGGCACCGTTATTACCCGCGTTTGCTGCGTTCGGGGGTGCAGATCTTCGAGTATCAGCCGTGCTTCCTGCACTTGAAGATGGTGCTGGTGGACGATTGGGTCAGCATTGGCTCGTGCAATTTCGACCACTGGAATCTGCGCTTCAACCTGGAGGCCAACCTGGAGGCGTTGGACCCGGCATTGACGGCGGCGGTGGCGGGCAGTTTCGAGCGTGATTTTGCCCAGAGCCTGGCGGTCAGCCTGGAAGCGTGGAAGGCCCGGCCGTTATGGCGGCGGGTGAAGCAGCGGGTGTGGGGGTGGATTGATCGGTTGGTGGTCAATCTGCTGAATCGGCGCGGCTAA
- the bglX gene encoding beta-glucosidase BglX: MKKLCLLGLVATLASHPAWAETKPAALDDKDAFVSALLKQMTLDEKIGQLRLISIGPEMPRELIRKEIAAGRIGGTFNSITRPENRPMQDAAMRSRLKIPMFFAYDVIHGHRTIFPISLALASSWDMDAIGRSGRIAAQEAAADSLDITFAPMVDISRDPRWGRTSEGFGEDTYLVSRIAEVMVKAFQGASAANADSIMASVKHFALYGAVEGGRDYNVVDMSPVKMYQDYLPPYHAAIKAGSGGVMVALNSINGVPATANTWLMNDLLRRDWGFKGLAVSDHGAIFELIKHGVAKDGREAAKLAIKAGIDMSMNDTLYGKELPGLLKSGEIEQSDIDNAVREVLGAKYDMGLFKDPYLRIGKAEDDPADTYADSRLHRADARDIARRSLVLLKNQNQTLPLKKSATIALVGPLAKAPIDMMGSWAAAGKPEQSVTLLDGMNAVIGDKGKIIYARGANITNDKAVVDYLNFLNFDAPEVVDDKRAPQVLIDEAVKAAQSADVIVAAVGESRGMSHESSSRTDLNIPQSQRDLIKALKATGKPLVLVLMNGRPLSILEENQQADAILETWFSGTEGGNAIADVLFGDYNPSGKLPITFPRSVGQIPTYYNHLSIGRPFTPGKPGNYTSQYFDDTTGPLFPFGYGLSYTTFDLSDMALSSTTLNKTGKLDASVTLKNTGKVEGETVVQLYIQDVAGSMIRPVKELKNFQKVMLKAGEERTLHFTITEEDLKFYNSQLKFAAEPGEFNVQIGLDSQDVQQQSFELL, translated from the coding sequence ATGAAGAAGCTGTGTTTGCTCGGCCTTGTTGCCACTCTGGCCAGCCACCCCGCATGGGCAGAAACAAAGCCTGCTGCGCTTGACGACAAGGACGCCTTCGTCAGCGCCCTACTCAAACAGATGACCCTCGATGAAAAGATCGGCCAATTGCGCCTGATCAGCATCGGCCCCGAGATGCCCCGCGAGCTGATCCGCAAGGAAATCGCCGCCGGCCGCATCGGGGGCACGTTCAACTCCATCACTCGCCCGGAAAACCGTCCCATGCAGGACGCGGCCATGCGCAGCCGGTTGAAGATCCCGATGTTCTTCGCCTACGACGTGATCCACGGCCACCGCACGATTTTCCCGATCAGCCTGGCTCTGGCCTCCAGCTGGGACATGGACGCCATCGGCCGCTCCGGGCGCATCGCCGCCCAGGAAGCCGCCGCCGACAGCCTCGACATCACCTTCGCGCCGATGGTCGACATCTCCCGTGACCCGCGCTGGGGCCGCACCTCCGAAGGCTTCGGCGAAGACACGTACCTGGTGTCGCGCATTGCCGAAGTCATGGTCAAGGCGTTCCAGGGCGCCAGCGCCGCGAACGCCGACAGCATCATGGCCAGCGTCAAGCACTTCGCCCTGTACGGCGCGGTGGAAGGCGGGCGCGACTACAACGTGGTCGACATGAGCCCGGTCAAGATGTACCAGGACTACCTGCCGCCGTACCACGCGGCGATCAAGGCCGGTTCCGGCGGCGTGATGGTGGCGCTCAACTCGATCAACGGCGTGCCCGCCACCGCCAACACCTGGTTGATGAACGACCTGCTGCGCAGGGACTGGGGCTTCAAGGGCCTGGCCGTGAGCGACCACGGTGCGATCTTCGAACTGATCAAGCACGGCGTGGCCAAGGACGGGCGTGAAGCTGCCAAACTGGCGATCAAGGCCGGCATCGACATGAGCATGAACGACACGCTGTACGGCAAGGAACTGCCGGGGCTGCTCAAGTCCGGCGAGATCGAACAGAGCGACATCGACAACGCCGTGCGCGAAGTGCTCGGCGCCAAGTACGACATGGGCCTGTTCAAGGACCCGTACCTGCGCATCGGCAAGGCCGAGGATGACCCGGCCGACACCTATGCCGACAGCCGCCTGCACCGTGCCGACGCCCGCGACATCGCGCGCCGCAGCCTGGTGTTGCTGAAAAACCAGAACCAGACCCTGCCCCTGAAAAAATCCGCGACCATCGCGCTGGTCGGCCCGCTGGCCAAGGCGCCGATCGACATGATGGGCAGCTGGGCCGCCGCCGGTAAGCCGGAACAGTCGGTGACATTGCTGGACGGCATGAACGCCGTGATCGGCGATAAAGGCAAAATCATCTACGCTCGCGGCGCCAACATCACCAACGACAAGGCCGTGGTCGACTACCTCAACTTCCTCAACTTCGACGCCCCGGAAGTGGTGGATGACAAGCGTGCGCCGCAGGTATTGATCGATGAAGCGGTGAAGGCTGCGCAGAGCGCCGATGTCATCGTCGCGGCCGTAGGCGAGTCCCGTGGCATGTCCCACGAGTCCTCCAGCCGCACCGACCTGAACATTCCGCAAAGCCAGCGCGACCTGATCAAGGCCCTCAAGGCCACCGGCAAACCGCTGGTATTGGTGCTGATGAATGGCCGGCCGCTGTCGATTCTCGAAGAGAACCAACAGGCTGACGCGATCCTGGAAACCTGGTTCTCCGGGACCGAAGGCGGCAACGCCATCGCCGACGTGCTGTTCGGTGACTACAACCCGTCGGGCAAGCTGCCAATCACCTTCCCACGCTCCGTGGGGCAGATTCCCACCTACTACAACCACCTGAGCATCGGCCGGCCGTTCACGCCGGGCAAACCGGGCAACTACACCTCGCAGTACTTCGATGACACCACAGGTCCCCTGTTCCCATTTGGCTATGGCCTGAGCTACACCACGTTCGACCTGTCGGACATGGCGCTGTCGTCCACCACCCTGAATAAGACCGGCAAGCTCGACGCCAGCGTCACGTTGAAAAACACCGGTAAGGTGGAGGGCGAAACCGTGGTGCAGTTGTACATCCAGGACGTGGCCGGCTCGATGATCCGCCCGGTGAAAGAGCTGAAGAACTTCCAGAAGGTCATGCTCAAGGCTGGAGAGGAGCGCACGCTGCACTTCACCATTACCGAGGAAGATTTGAAGTTCTACAACAGCCAGCTCAAATTCGCTGCGGAACCGGGTGAGTTCAATGTGCAGATCGGGCTGGACTCGCAGGATGTGCAGCAGCAGAGCTTTGAACTGCTGTAA
- the olsB gene encoding L-ornithine N(alpha)-acyltransferase, whose product MTQLARISDTGNERRLQAERLVGAAALQEAQALRFNVFSGEFNAKLKGAELGLDMDDYDVHCSHIGVRDLNSGRLVATTRLLDHQAASTLGRFYSEEEFSLHGLLHLQGPILEIGRTCVDPAYRNGGTIAVLWGELAEVLNEGGYSYLMGCASIPMHDGGIQAHAIMQRLRERYLCNEHLRAEPKNPLPAMDLPSNVIAEMPPLLKAYMRLGAKICGEPCWDEDFQVADVFILLKRDELCPRYARHFKAAM is encoded by the coding sequence ATGACTCAGCTCGCCCGCATCAGCGACACCGGCAATGAACGCCGCCTGCAAGCCGAACGCCTGGTTGGCGCCGCGGCCTTGCAGGAAGCCCAGGCCCTGCGGTTCAACGTGTTCAGCGGCGAGTTCAACGCCAAGCTGAAAGGCGCGGAACTGGGTCTGGACATGGATGACTATGATGTTCACTGCAGCCACATCGGCGTGCGTGACTTAAACAGCGGTCGACTGGTGGCCACCACCCGTTTGCTCGATCACCAGGCCGCCAGCACCTTGGGCCGGTTCTACAGCGAAGAGGAATTCAGCCTGCACGGGCTGCTGCACTTGCAGGGCCCGATCCTGGAAATCGGCCGTACCTGCGTCGACCCGGCCTACCGCAACGGCGGCACCATCGCGGTGCTTTGGGGCGAGTTGGCCGAAGTGCTCAACGAGGGCGGCTACAGCTACCTGATGGGGTGCGCGAGCATCCCGATGCACGACGGCGGCATCCAGGCCCACGCGATCATGCAGCGTCTGCGCGAGCGCTACCTGTGCAATGAACACCTGCGCGCCGAACCGAAAAACCCCCTGCCGGCGATGGACCTGCCGTCCAACGTCATCGCCGAAATGCCACCGCTGCTCAAGGCATACATGCGCCTGGGGGCGAAGATTTGCGGCGAGCCGTGCTGGGATGAAGACTTCCAGGTGGCCGACGTGTTCATCCTGCTCAAGCGCGATGAGCTGTGCCCGCGCTATGCGCGTCACTTCAAGGCAGCCATGTGA
- a CDS encoding LemA family protein, with the protein MQAAQGYRWGLKAAALLLISSVLSGCGINNIPTLDEQAKAAWGQVQNQYQRRADLIPNLVETVKAYAAHEQDTLTAVIEARAKATSIQVDASTLDNPEKLKQFQQAQDGLSGALSRLMVVSERYPDLKANQNFLALQSQLEGTENRIAVARRDFIQTVQAYNTEIRTFPGRLWHSVMYSDLPIRATFEATSADADKAPQVKFK; encoded by the coding sequence ATGCAAGCAGCACAAGGTTACCGCTGGGGCTTGAAAGCCGCGGCGCTGTTATTGATCAGCAGCGTATTGAGCGGTTGCGGCATCAACAACATTCCGACTCTGGACGAACAGGCCAAGGCGGCCTGGGGCCAGGTGCAGAACCAGTACCAACGCCGTGCCGACCTGATCCCCAACCTGGTGGAAACGGTGAAGGCCTATGCCGCCCATGAGCAGGACACCCTGACCGCCGTGATTGAAGCGCGGGCCAAGGCCACCTCGATCCAGGTCGATGCCAGCACCCTCGACAACCCGGAAAAACTCAAGCAGTTCCAGCAAGCCCAGGACGGCCTCAGCGGCGCACTCAGCCGTTTGATGGTGGTGTCCGAACGCTATCCGGACCTGAAAGCCAACCAGAACTTCCTGGCCCTGCAATCGCAACTCGAAGGGACTGAAAACCGTATCGCCGTGGCCCGTCGCGATTTCATCCAGACCGTGCAGGCCTACAACACCGAAATCCGCACCTTCCCAGGCCGCCTGTGGCACAGCGTGATGTACAGCGACTTGCCGATCCGCGCCACGTTTGAAGCCACCAGTGCCGATGCCGATAAGGCTCCGCAGGTGAAGTTCAAATAA